Within the Candidatus Babeliales bacterium genome, the region TCGGCTATTTCCTGAGCGATATGATATACTTTTCCTGCGCCAAGGAACAAGATGAGGTCATTAACCTCAACAGATCGTGCTATTTCTTCTTTTATTTGCGCAAAGTTATCTTCAAAAGGCACGTATTGTACAAAAAACGATGGATTGAGTGATTGTATCTCGCGAGCCAAGCGTTCGCTACTAATTGTATCAATTGGTTGTTCGCCAGCCGAGTGGATATCAGTAATAATCAGCCTATCTATTCCACTTTTGTAAAAAGCGGACAAAAATTGTTGCCATAGTTTTTGCGTACGGGTGTATCGGTGTGGTTGAAAAACAACTGTGACCTTATTTTTTGCGCGTTTGCACGCAACAATAAGCGTATTTTCAATTTCCACTGGGTGATGACCGTAATCATCAAAAATCTCTGCACCTTTATAAGTACCGCGGAAGGAGAATCGTCTTTCAATTCCGCCAAAAGAAGCAATGCTGTTTGTTATGGTTTCAAAGTCGATAGCAAGTTCATGCGCAAGCGCAATTGCTCCAAGACAATTGTAAACATTATGTTTACCAGGCATTGGTAACATAACATTTCCGAGCGGTTCAGGATTGTTTTTTTTATAGAGAGTAAAAATTGAGTGATCGGCATTCAGTATAATATTGCGCGCACAAAAATCTGCTTCTTGTTCTATGCCATACGAGATTGTTTTAATGTGTTCGATGGGTAATAGTGAGCGTAGGTTTTCATCATCAATACAGACAATTGCTTTTCCATAAAATGGAAGATTGTTGATGAATTGCGCAA harbors:
- the murC gene encoding UDP-N-acetylmuramate--L-alanine ligase, which gives rise to MYTKKSHIHFVGIGGIGMSGIATILKQQGYAISGCDPDIKQDTIAQLKKLGCAVYHGNNSTACDDTTIDILVYIQMYATTIPAVTAEITRAQARGIPTIARARMLAELMRTKYSIAITGSHGKTTTTSLISHILIEAQMDPTVVIGGQLKNLSSNTRMGNGDFLVAEADESDRSFLQLLPTLAIITNIDLEHLETYTDLDDIKQAFAQFINNLPFYGKAIVCIDDENLRSLLPIEHIKTISYGIEQEADFCARNIILNADHSIFTLYKKNNPEPLGNVMLPMPGKHNVYNCLGAIALAHELAIDFETITNSIASFGGIERRFSFRGTYKGAEIFDDYGHHPVEIENTLIVACKRAKNKVTVVFQPHRYTRTQKLWQQFLSAFYKSGIDRLIITDIHSAGEQPIDTISSERLAREIQSLNPSFFVQYVPFEDNFAQIKEEIARSVEVNDLILFLGAGKVYHIAQEIAE